One genomic region from Leptospira tipperaryensis encodes:
- a CDS encoding PilZ domain-containing protein translates to MDKLINDPEGIHKILQSLFTRLPVAIVVGNRPLPVRVVGLKDAIRLVVTLPAGTTPEPNRKLYLIHNNHRFAANFAVEMHNPSNGVELLLATSIQVTIAQRTEERIRVDASSGSQTMLTNIINQGNLRKTLAFADKKIDEIVKKHAKLLREKYPNSTIFFSDRMDNRLRLMYNFDQSIYVLDRYSKGDGSGGFQFLPFPEYQKLLTVHKLESGITSEVSIMIRYKGYTPLGYVQILSENELNTNDFNAANISASAVSKDVIASGFFQESKEKCTVDNVSLQGLGFFHPQSIFFSRSFTVGETILFDLNLSSESKGTFRAVIRNINNTDKMFRIGCEFFNLNEKEESMIQSYIDSKEQAS, encoded by the coding sequence ATGGATAAACTCATCAACGACCCGGAAGGGATTCACAAAATTCTACAGTCTCTTTTTACGAGACTTCCCGTTGCGATCGTTGTGGGGAATCGTCCTCTTCCCGTAAGAGTTGTCGGACTTAAGGACGCAATCCGTCTCGTGGTGACGCTTCCCGCCGGAACAACTCCGGAGCCGAATCGAAAGTTATATCTGATTCATAACAATCATCGTTTTGCGGCGAACTTTGCCGTCGAAATGCACAATCCTTCCAACGGAGTCGAGTTGTTGCTTGCGACTTCGATTCAAGTCACGATCGCTCAAAGAACGGAAGAACGAATCCGTGTCGATGCGTCTTCCGGATCTCAGACGATGCTTACAAACATTATCAATCAGGGGAATCTTAGAAAGACATTAGCATTTGCTGATAAAAAGATCGACGAGATCGTAAAAAAACACGCGAAACTTCTCAGGGAAAAATATCCGAATTCCACAATATTCTTTTCCGATCGAATGGACAATCGTCTGCGATTGATGTATAACTTCGATCAGTCGATTTATGTTTTGGATCGTTATTCAAAAGGGGATGGGAGCGGAGGTTTTCAGTTTCTTCCGTTTCCGGAATATCAAAAATTGCTTACGGTCCATAAATTAGAATCCGGTATCACCTCTGAAGTATCGATCATGATTCGTTACAAAGGTTATACTCCGCTCGGTTACGTTCAGATTCTTTCCGAAAATGAATTGAATACGAACGATTTCAACGCGGCCAATATTTCAGCGAGCGCGGTTTCCAAGGACGTCATCGCTTCCGGTTTCTTTCAGGAATCCAAAGAGAAATGTACGGTGGATAACGTTTCACTGCAAGGTCTCGGTTTTTTTCATCCTCAGTCCATCTTCTTCTCAAGAAGTTTTACCGTCGGTGAAACGATTCTTTTCGATCTGAATCTTTCGTCCGAAAGCAAAGGAACCTTTCGAGCCGTGATCCGAAACATCAACAACACGGATAAGATGTTTCGTATCGGTTGCGAATTCTTCAACCTGAATGAAAAAGAAGAATCGATGATTCAGAGTTATATCGATTCCAAGGAACAGGCGTCCTGA
- a CDS encoding alpha-hydroxy-acid oxidizing protein: MSVNHKITGKTIMIVGGGLLQVPIIQTARMMKLTTVVADMNGDAPGMKICDIPMVMSTKDIEGMVRESKKLATKIKIDGVITAGTDASMTVAAVANALDLPGIRYVDAEAASNKVKMRERLKKAGIPLPGFAPVWSLADTREALEFLKFPLVMKPADNMGARGVIKVENREELQAAFKHAKKYSPTGEMILEEYMPGPEVSVDALTWNGNFVITGIADRIIEREPFFIEMGHNMPSALSPSVLKEVEDVMFRSMKALGINLGAGKGDIKVTPDGVKVGEIAARLSGGFMSAFTFPLSSGINLNRAAILIALGEEPDNLTPTVERVSIERCLLAPRGKLLAIDGLEDARKIEGVNDLFFMNKIGDIIQEPTNNIEKTGHVIISADTLQNAESIFEKVKNTIRFTCDELYSISEKEIQQNARIRFGKEVCWVCKVCDGTDCASGVPGMGGLGRMLTFQDNVAALQEYSILPRYIREHTNANVDTTFLGKKLKTPMMAAPMTGAVTNMNGAMDEFTFAATLLEGCQSAGTLAWLGDGASPDKYLIMLEAIRKTKAEAILICKPREDEGLLKERFQESENAGLFAIGMDVDAVNFKTMTMKNISSVTRNASKLAKIRSLTKLPFIVKGVMTPEDAQLAIDAGADCIVVSNHGGRVLDDMPGTARVLSGIRKAVGESFPIAVDGGVRSGMDIFKMLALGADTVLVGRPMAIFAVGGGVAGIRFLISQYTENLLQSMNVTGVENLKGIGMDLLFRKKIDEENSGP, from the coding sequence TTGTCAGTGAATCACAAAATCACCGGGAAAACCATAATGATCGTGGGTGGGGGACTTCTTCAGGTTCCTATCATCCAAACCGCGAGAATGATGAAACTCACGACCGTAGTCGCCGACATGAACGGAGACGCTCCGGGAATGAAGATCTGCGATATTCCGATGGTGATGAGCACGAAGGACATCGAAGGTATGGTGCGAGAATCCAAAAAACTCGCGACCAAGATCAAGATCGACGGAGTCATCACCGCAGGAACCGACGCGAGTATGACGGTGGCGGCCGTCGCAAACGCACTTGATCTTCCCGGCATTCGTTATGTGGACGCGGAAGCCGCTTCCAACAAGGTCAAGATGCGTGAGCGTTTGAAAAAAGCGGGCATTCCACTTCCCGGTTTCGCTCCCGTCTGGAGCCTCGCCGATACGAGAGAAGCATTAGAATTTTTGAAATTTCCTCTTGTGATGAAACCCGCTGACAATATGGGCGCCAGGGGAGTGATCAAAGTCGAGAACAGAGAAGAATTACAAGCCGCCTTCAAACACGCAAAAAAATATTCTCCCACAGGGGAAATGATTCTCGAAGAATATATGCCCGGCCCGGAAGTCTCCGTAGACGCCTTAACATGGAACGGAAATTTCGTGATTACGGGAATCGCCGATCGAATCATCGAAAGGGAACCTTTTTTTATCGAGATGGGACACAACATGCCTTCCGCTTTGAGTCCTTCCGTTTTGAAAGAAGTGGAAGACGTGATGTTTCGAAGTATGAAGGCTCTTGGGATCAACTTAGGCGCCGGCAAAGGAGACATCAAGGTGACTCCGGACGGTGTCAAGGTCGGAGAAATCGCAGCAAGACTTTCGGGCGGTTTTATGTCCGCGTTTACGTTTCCTCTTTCTTCGGGGATCAACTTAAATCGTGCGGCCATTCTCATTGCGCTCGGAGAAGAGCCGGACAATCTCACGCCTACGGTCGAGAGAGTTTCCATCGAACGTTGTCTTTTGGCTCCGAGAGGAAAGTTACTCGCCATTGACGGACTCGAAGACGCGCGCAAAATCGAAGGAGTCAACGATCTCTTCTTTATGAATAAGATCGGAGACATCATCCAAGAACCAACGAATAACATCGAAAAGACGGGACACGTCATCATCAGCGCGGACACTCTACAAAACGCGGAATCGATTTTTGAAAAAGTCAAAAACACGATTCGTTTTACCTGCGACGAACTCTATTCTATCTCCGAAAAAGAAATCCAACAAAACGCAAGAATTCGTTTTGGAAAAGAAGTCTGTTGGGTCTGTAAGGTCTGCGACGGAACCGATTGCGCTTCGGGAGTTCCCGGTATGGGCGGTTTGGGAAGAATGCTTACGTTCCAAGACAACGTCGCCGCGCTTCAGGAATATTCCATTCTTCCCCGTTATATTCGGGAACATACAAATGCGAACGTTGATACGACATTCTTAGGCAAAAAATTAAAAACTCCGATGATGGCGGCGCCTATGACCGGAGCCGTCACAAACATGAACGGAGCTATGGACGAGTTTACGTTCGCCGCGACTCTTCTGGAAGGTTGTCAATCCGCAGGCACCTTAGCGTGGTTAGGCGACGGCGCGAGTCCGGATAAATATCTGATCATGCTCGAAGCGATTCGTAAAACAAAGGCGGAAGCGATTCTTATCTGTAAGCCGAGAGAGGATGAAGGTCTTTTAAAAGAACGTTTTCAAGAATCGGAAAACGCCGGGCTTTTTGCGATCGGGATGGACGTGGACGCGGTCAATTTCAAAACGATGACCATGAAAAACATTTCCTCGGTGACGAGAAACGCATCCAAGCTCGCAAAGATCCGCTCTCTCACCAAACTTCCGTTTATCGTAAAGGGAGTGATGACACCCGAAGACGCTCAACTCGCGATCGATGCGGGCGCTGATTGTATTGTTGTTTCCAATCACGGAGGAAGAGTTCTCGACGATATGCCCGGGACCGCGAGGGTTCTTTCTGGAATTCGAAAAGCGGTTGGAGAATCGTTTCCGATCGCGGTTGACGGAGGCGTTCGAAGTGGAATGGACATCTTTAAGATGCTCGCACTCGGAGCCGATACGGTCCTCGTGGGAAGGCCGATGGCGATCTTTGCCGTGGGCGGTGGAGTCGCTGGAATTCGTTTTCTGATTTCTCAATATACTGAAAATTTATTACAATCCATGAATGTTACCGGAGTGGAAAATTTAAAAGGAATTGGGATGGATCTCCTTTTTCGGAAAAAAATTGACGAAGAAAATTCCGGCCCCTGA